From the Panthera leo isolate Ple1 chromosome Y unlocalized genomic scaffold, P.leo_Ple1_pat1.1 chrY_random_Un_scaffold_83, whole genome shotgun sequence genome, the window TCGTCCGGAAAGAGTGGcagtcaaaaaaggaaagaaagaaagaaaatgaggctggagGAGTCGGAGGTGGGTGAACAGCAAGGAAATTCTAGCTTTATTACACAAGCATGGAACCAAATTcctttggagggggtgggggtggaagtctGACGACTTCAGACCAATGAGGGAACAAGAGAGCACATGGATCTGCCCCTACAGTCCTGGAGACATCTCAATCTGGGGTTAGGAAGAAAGGGGACCTCCCTTGCGGTCCAGGGGTCTCCTCCCTCCGCAGACCCGGtgctgggaggcagcagagggcacACCTGCCCCGGAGTCCCAAAAGGCGGCGCCGCATCCCTGGGGCGCTGGCCTGGACCGTCTGGTGCTTCTTCGCCCATAAAGTGCACTAGGGGACGCGATTCCTGCTGTCCCTGGTTCATCCCTCCAGGCACAACCCGTCCCGGGGCTGAGAGGTCGCGCGGCGGTGGCCTGCATCTCACGCCCAGGCACTGGGAAGCGGCGGAGTCTCACCACGGGTTCCAGGTTCACTCCCAGGACTTGGCGCGCCTGGCGCCGCGCTTCTGCCAGGCTGCTCTCGACCCACACGTCGCCGACTACGCGGATGGTGGGGAAGGTGGTCAACGTCGGGGTGGccgccctcccactctcctccagGGTGCGGCCCCTGGAGCAGGGCCCGGGTGCCGCGGGCTTACGGGGGCTGCTGTCCTCGCGGGAcggtggcggcgggggcggcaCCTTCCTCTGGCCGACCGCCACCTTGCGGGCTCCGTGGCGCCTCCGCCTGGCAGCTGGCCGGCGCGTCTGGAGGCGGGCCTCGGGGGGCTGGTGCCGG encodes:
- the LOC122212871 gene encoding coiled-coil domain-containing protein 71L-like — its product is MKRRRRRPGEALAPAAGGGASSAAGGAALEAPEEKVVYMRWQPSRLSLANSTKALIDAFKLFLPGSTEFMSSDAELWSYLCSLKHQFSPHILRSKDVFGYSSLLALVPDPRHQPPEARLQTRRPAARRRRHGARKVAVGQRKVPPPPPPSREDSSPRKPAAPGPCSRGRTLEESGRAATPTLTTFPTIRVVGDVWVESSLAEARRQARQVLGVNLEPVVRLRRFPVPGREMQATAARPLSPGTGCAWRDEPGTAGIASPSALYGRRSTRRSRPAPQGCGAAFWDSGAGVPSAASQHRVCGGRRPLDRKGGPLSS